Part of the Sulfobacillus acidophilus DSM 10332 genome, GACCACCAGATTCTGGTGGTTTTGGCGGCGTTCGGAATTTTCCTGGCTTTTGCCTTCCATGGCTATATCGGATTTATTTTCGGCGCCCTAAAAGCCCGTCACTTATGGAGCAACCCCTTAATGATGCCCATGTTCATCGTGTCGGCGATTGTCTCGGGTATTGCATTGATGATCTTGGCCTACGTGGTAATCGTCGGGGGATTGATTTCCCGTGATGAAGTCGATCCCAAACTTATCGCGGGCCTGATGGGCCTTTTGATGTGGGTTATCTTTGTCGATTTATTCTTAGATATTGTCGATTTACTGAATTCCGGCGTTTCCGCTTATACTAGCGGTCCTGTTTATGACGGGTTTCATAGTATTTTTATGGGCGGTCCGCTCACCTTTATGTACTGGGGCCTCCAATTAGGATTTCTGTTCGTGGCCCTCGTTCTGACCTTCATTCCTCGGGTACGCCGTTCACGTTGGTGGGCCAGTATCACGAGCCTATTCGTTCTGATTAGTGTATATGCCATGCGCTATAACACCGTTATCGGTGGGCAATTGCAACCCAAAGCATCGCAGGGATTGGTGCTTTACACCCCCCCGTGGCTGGGTCGCGACAGCATCCAAACCGTTATCGGC contains:
- a CDS encoding Polysulfide reductase NrfD (PFAM: Polysulphide reductase, NrfD~COGs: COG5557 Polysulphide reductase~InterPro IPR005614~KEGG: fpl:Ferp_0646 polysulphide reductase NrfD~PFAM: Polysulphide reductase, NrfD~SPTR: Molybdopterin oxidoreductase, membrane subunit) gives rise to the protein MPLDTGQLLGLEHVYWGILIVVYPYLSGLVAGSFIVGSLSKVFGAKQFEPMAKLAAVVTLAFLLIAALAPLADARQPHRFLELYFRPHVPYAPMGLFTLIWTTYVLLALAETYFIFREDNVFLAQNAGGWRQRWHRFLTLGYHDVSETALKRDHQILVVLAAFGIFLAFAFHGYIGFIFGALKARHLWSNPLMMPMFIVSAIVSGIALMILAYVVIVGGLISRDEVDPKLIAGLMGLLMWVIFVDLFLDIVDLLNSGVSAYTSGPVYDGFHSIFMGGPLTFMYWGLQLGFLFVALVLTFIPRVRRSRWWASITSLFVLISVYAMRYNTVIGGQLQPKASQGLVLYTPPWLGRDSIQTVIGIFAIALLLITLQLLLLPWDHRWAEHWAHASHKTRGTEHISPQLSK